The nucleotide window TTAATCAATGAGCACACAGAAACTGCAGACAAGGATATGTGAAGCCTTTGCAGTTAGCAagggggaagagcaggaagaaaggTGTTTATCACAGCTTTGGGACTcgcctgctgcaggcagcacgTTCAGGGCTCTCCTCTCGCACAGGTATCAGCTCCTGGCGGAACTCTCCCTCCTGTCAGCACCCTGACTGCCCTGCACAGCCTAGAGCAAAGCCCACACACGCTGAGCCAGCAGACCCAGAACCTGATCATGGCATCCCTGCCGGGGGTCATGGCAATCGGGGCCGGCGAGACCCCGTCCCTGACCCCCGCCTTCACCAACACGGGAGCCTCCACCCTGGTGATCGGTGAGTAGTGGCTGCAGTGACTCTGCTTCCAGCACCCACAGGAAGAGCTGCCTCTCGTTGTTACCATTACCTGCCCCCTTTTCACAGCCTTGCAGTGATACAAACCTGAGGAAATTGTCACCAAAGATCAGCAGCACTCTTGGCAAGTACCAGTGGGATTAAGGACAGATGTTTCTCATTCATGTTAGATTAAGTTATACACAAAACCCATGTTTTAAGAGACTTTTACAATCTATTTCTATGCCAATGTTTTGGTTTGCTGCTCTTCATCTTTCCAAATATAAGTATAATACTGCcttaaaatgatgaaaattgAAACATGTTTATAGTGTTTGAAAGACAAAACATCCCATTCCACTTCCTGCAAAGAGCAGCATATGCCTTTGGAATCCACAGCAGTAATTActgtttttttgtatttttcactttgacAGCTTTTCTGGACTTTTATgagatttcttttcattccaaaACTAGTCTACTGCCAAAGTGCATCTCattagagaaaggaaaataaaatgtatactCTTCTCTTACtttcttcccaggaaaaaagaTGTCTTGTTTTGTTCCATGGTGACAGCTGTGaactaattttcatttcttcccaaGATTATGATATGGATTTGAATTctgtgcaaacaaaaaaaagataaaactggAGTGCTGGGGAGACCTGCTGATTTACAGGAACAGAGTCTGGACAGCTGTGGGAAATGGGCAGTAATGTGTGAAACCTTCTACCTCTCTCACTGATTCAAATTCCTTAATTTGGCAGCCCTAGCAAAAAGAGTTGAAACTCCATTCCACGTGGCTGGACAGCTACAGCCTAGTTGTCTCTGTTGCCAACAGcttcataaaacaaaaagagtAAATTAACTGGGCACTGAGGTGAtgctctgaatttatttttgagcAAGGCCTCCCTTGCTGATCACTAAACTTGAAAAGGGGCTATACTGGTACACAAGGATGTAGACAAGGACAAGCCCTGGAAATCAGAGGTGGGTTTATGCAGTTTTTGGACATTTCCACTTTGCTCTCACAGGCATGAAATCTATTCTTAATCACAGACAACCAAAAGAACACCTGAAAAGCAGGATCTGGAAAAACTCTGCAGTGACAGGCTGCCACAACGGCTGTTTCAGATGTCTCTGTTGCAGAGCAGCCACTCTCCTCCTGCAGTGTGGGACACCACTAGCATCAATCCTTATTTTCCAGGCCTGGCCTCAACCCAGCCCCAGAGTGTTCCTGTAATAAACAGCATGGGGAGCAGCCTCACTACCCTGCAGCCTGTCCAGTTCTCCCAGCAACTGCACCCATCCTACCAGCAGCCCCTCATGCAGCAAGTCCAGAGCCACATCAACCAGAGCCCCTTCATGGCTACCATGGCTCAGATACAGAACCCTCATGGTAAGAACTTGAGCTCATTTGCttaagtaaacaaaaataaagacacCGTTCTGGAGCATTTGCTGGTCCTTGAGCTTACAGctctctgtttttctcctctgttaTTGTCACTCTATTTAcgaaattatttttctattgcaTTTATCTCCCTGTCCCTCCACTCCCAGCATTCTGGAGACAGACAGCAGGTCCCATTGCATGAGGAGAACAACTCAGCCAGAGCTCCAGCATCCACAtgatgttgttttctttcatatacAGCTCTCTACGGCCCCAAATCTGAAGTGACTCAATACACGCACACAGGCCTCTTACCACAAACCATGGTGATAACAGACACTGCCAATCTCAGCGCCCTGACCAACCTGACACCAACTAAACAGGTAACAGCCTTTATTCAGCCTTTGTTCCCCCTCCTGAGAGCTGCACCAGTCTGCAGGCAGCCCCTTGCATGTCAAAGAGGTTTTGGGTGTGTCTATGCCATCCCAGCAGAAGCCTCTTTTTTATCTCCTGGCCTTGCTGGTACCAGCTGCAGTACTGGGGGTACTAGAGCAAGTTCTTCACTGCATCACCAAGGAGGATTTCATCTCCCCAGAAACTGCCCCTGCTCAGTGCTTCTCTCACAGCTGTTAGAAGGGATATAGAAGCCAGGCACTATTAACTCTCTTTTCTTTAGGCATTCACACCTGACTCGGAGACTCACACTGAGTCTGGGATGCACACACCAGTGTCACAGGCACCAACAATCCATCTACAGAACCAAGACACAACCATCCAGCACCTTCAGCCAGCCCCACGCCTCACCTCGAGCCCTGCTGGTAAGAGCAGCAGCCACTATTGTGGCTGTTAAGCCATGTATTGCCTAGTTTTTCTTGCCAACATTGTAAAATACAATTACAAAATGGTAATTTGGGTTCACAATTCCCTGAATTGGCTCTGTCAGTGTCCTGAGGGGTTTGAAAAGTCAATACAACAAAGATTCAGAGCAGAGTCCATGTAAGGCCAGACTGCGAAAATTGGTCCCTTCAGAATctagaaaggaaaataccttgaaaaatatcaacaaaatCAGTATCAATGAGTACCCAGTTCTGTGGGCAGTCTTCAGGGCTGAGAAGCCCAAGACTCTCTTGTGAAGACTCCAATTGGGTCATCCCAGTTCTAAGAGGAGAACTGGGACATCAACTGGAATTCCTAGAACTGAACACTCTAGAGATTGCTACCCTCAATGTTTTCAGGCTGGCTGTGGACCCAAGCCAGCTATTCAGCAGcacacaaaacacacagaaaagcagctctgccctTAAGCCAGGAGAGTACAGCCATGCTGGAAGTGGGGGGGTGTGCACACACAATTAGGGGACTGATGAGAATCTGCAATTGACTTCTGCCTGTACCTTTGGCAGtgtcctccagcagcctggtgCTGTACCAAAGCTCTGACTCCACCAACAgccacagccagctgctgccatcCACTCACAACGTCATTGAGACCTTCATCTCCACACAGATGGCATCTTCCACCCAGTAACCACCACAAGTAGCTCCTGAGTGACTGCCACAACCAACCTGCCAGGTGCGACTCCAGCCGTGTTTGCCACCACAGCCGCACACAAGCCCCTTCTCAGCTGCCTCCAGGAGAGAAAATGTCTCAGGCTcaagacagaaaacatggaaagatAATGCTGGAACTGCTAAACTCCACTGTCCCCCCCTCTCCCAAAAGAGCAAACCTACACCACAGGAGCCAGCTCAGAATGGCCAGACATCCTTTTGTGGCTGCCCAGGAAGGAATCCCAACGCTGCCAGGACGTGGATGGGACTTTTATTCAGCTGTACTTTCATCAAGCTGAGCCTGCACAAACCTGCCAACACCAGACTAAATCATGTGGGAAagagcaaagctgagctgcCAAAGAAGGGACCACCTTTAAACACTCTCCTCCTTTGCTGCAAGGAAGCACCAACAGGAACTAGAATAAGTAACAGCACCCTGGAAGTTTGTGATTTTGCAACAAGAACAACCAAGAAACAGATTTGAGAATGGCTTGGCACAAACCTGTGAGTATGGGGTCACCAACAAGCTACAAACCCTTAATTAACTACCAAAATACCAAACATTCTCAGTGAAAAACGACCTGCTCTAAAATCATGCTATCCTAGTGGAAATGGCTTGGTTGTTTTTGATATagctctgctttgttttaaatgcagaaattaaagttTAACAACTGCAAGGAGATTCCAGTTCTCTGCATTAACGCTGTGAATTCTCATCTCATCTGCTATGAATAATCTGCTATATAATTTAGCTATCTGCTAAATTATTTGCAGGATGGCATTCCCCACTGGTCCCTGACACTGCCCAGCACCTGGGAGGTTCCCATGCTCCACAAAGAGTTCCTTCAGTTTTCTCTATAAACACTCAGCCTGGATTAATTTTACAGAACACGGCTCATTCTCAGCTTCCCTGTAAGCTTCATTTGTAGTTCTTGGTATGAAAATAACTACCCTGGGGTCTAAGAGTCTTGCTTGCACTAAGTGAAGGGTTTTAGTCCCAAGGATCTACTTCTGTAATTCCTCTTTTAATTATTCCTCTCTATTTACTCTCAACATCCACATCACTGATATGTCATTAGCCATACATGGAAACAACCCCAAATAACAGGTTTTTGTCTGTGACTGAAACTGAGCTTCTCTCTCAATTGTGAAATGGATGAAAAACCTTGAGACTGGGAGAATTGAAAAAGCCCAACAGTGAACTCTTCAGTTATACCTGGGAATGTCAAAATTGCTGATGTCTGTAAAAAGTTTCATTGATAAGAGCTTCCTCCAGATACTATCAACAGTTTCAGTAACTAGATTCTCTGAGGAATTTCATCCTAGAATTGTTTCCTGATTTCCCATGTACATCAGTTGCAAATATATCTATTTTCCAGTtagcataaaaataaacccaaaataaaTCAAGAGGAAATGTTTAGGCCACCATGCATTTGAAAGCCCAGGTTTAAAATCCAGTACACTGAAGTTTTAACTGCATGTAACACAAATAACTTCTGCTGGCACATTCTGTTAGGTTGCAAGCCAATTTTCTActtagcttttctatttttggaTGCCAGCTGTTTTCTTGACTAAAAACCAGCAAGAATCTTATAACAATTTCCCATGCTCAAAGAGCTATACTTCACTCTTTTGGTTTCTCTAATCTGGCTTTCTGATCTTCTGAATTGGGCCAGTAAATTGGATTTACTGAAAACCAGGAATCttaaaaacagaagtatttATCAGTAACAGCTAATTTCTTGAAAGACTGGAAGTGAAGAATAAACAGACAAAGAGTCATACTGAAAACTACCAAACCTCACAGTATTTCAGAGAGACAAAAGTCATTAACCAGCTCAAACAAGAACTGAAATGTGGTTTTTAAATCAGGCTTAAGTCCTTCCTGTAGCAATTCCATAGCATCGATCACCCAGCAACAAAAAAGCCATCCTAAGCCACCTCTATCTCTGCTGGAGAGAATCTGAATACAACAATCTGTTGTACAAAACCTATCAAATTAAGTAGGTCCAAGAGTGTAGTAAAATTTAATAACAAGAGAtgccataaaaaaaaccctatacatgaaaaaaaattttcagtggACACAACTGGAACAGTAGGATGCATTTACACCAAGCCTGAAATCAGCTCACCACACATTGTTTATGTGCAGGGGCCCTGGAGAGGTGCAGATTGCAGAGGATTAGTAACACAGCAGGTTTCAACAACAGATTGCTATGATGATCgcagggaaaaaataagggGCCCTGATTTCTGACAGGATGCTTTTGATAAATGAGTCTCCCACGGGCTGGAGCTATTCTCAGTACTCTAcaaagaggcaaagagaaaaagcagttgATCACCTGTTGCCATGTAAACCAAATTCAATTCATCATATACTTTCTCCAGAACAGTTTCATGATATGAAGAACAGACCAGGAGGAATGCAGCTATGATCACATCCCTCTGCCATCCAAGTCTGGCACAGTATTTAATCCTTTTAGATTGGGCCTGCataagcagcagcacagacaacTGCTGTGTGAGGAGAACAATGTTCCCTTCCTTGGGGATGCCAGTAGCACAGGAAGTCACTTAATTAGTCTCTCAGGCCACTGAGCTTTTAGAACAGAAGCTTTGCCAATTAATTTTCCCTCATCTGCAGCAAATCTTGTTGTtaggttttctttcagtttcccTCACCCATCACAACCACCTGCAGTTTGTAGAGCAAAATcatcattcttttttcttctttttcttcttcacagctcctggcagcacagagtTCTCTCTGTGATTGCTGTCCTGTCTCTCCTGTTGGCCATTTGCAGACACCAACTGAGGCAAATCTTTGCAGATCTGGTCACACTCTGCTGGGtctattattttctcttgaatatTGTTCTGTCTcccagttttcttcttctttttttttttctggttgggCTCTACATAACTCTGATTCTGATCCTGGCTGGAACCCTGGGACAATGCAGGAAAAGCACTTTGCTTCAGAATATCCGCAGGTGACACGGCAGCCTCCCGGTACCTTTGCCACTCTTGGTCACTGTCTGAGTCACTGGAAAAGTAACAAGAGGGAAGGAAGTCGAATTGCACTTCTGCCTTGAATTCACCCAAAACTTGCACAGCAGAGTAATCTGAGATGAGAACACATGATAAACGGGTCCCAGTGGCTCTGGGAGTCCCACACCTACAGTTTGCATTTAACCAGTCTGAAAGCCAATGTGTTCTTTTCCCCTCCATaccaggaggaaaagaaaatctcccACAAACATTTCTATTTCCCCAGCACTaagtaagaaacaaaattctggTCTAGTCAAATATAAAAGTCATAAATACACACTTCTCAAGCTCTTCAGCTTCCTATTCCCTTGTGGGAGTCCCAGCTGCCTCTGAAATGTGGGATGCAACAGTACCTGAGGAGCAAAGCAGCTTCCAGCACCTCACCTGGAGCTAACtggcctcctcctccttgctgcAGGGCAAGGCTCTGGTTTCCCACAGTCTCCAGggacagaggaagagaagaggcGAAAACCTGAAGTATGGAAAGGGGGGGTTTAGGTAGAATATAAAACAGAGGTGGAAACAATCAACTGCTGTTTCCCTGGAAGATACAGCGCTGTTACTGTATCCCCACAGTGCTTGACAGCAATTATTTGGGACTGTGGGGGAGGACTTTCAGCACAGAGGTCAGAGCTGCAAAGTAACAGCCCTCACAGACAccaatagaaattattttagtgcAAATGTTAAAAGTTGGAGGTACAGCTGGTGATGGACAGGATCCATCCCACCTGTCAGCAGCTAACAGTCACAAAACAGCCACAATGGCTGAGACTGGAACTCACCATCATCCTCAGAGTCAGACTGTGCCACCGAAGTCTGTGATGGTCCTGATGGGTCCTTGAAGACAGTGATGAAGCTAAACAGAAAATCCCAGTCAGATCTTAGACAGGTTTGTGCAAACTGAACTAAAGTTGGGTATTTCTGGGAAACAAGACTAGAGGGAGATGTTGCATATAtctttttttgttagtttgcCTCAGCTCCCTGTTTCCAGAGCAGACCAGGCCTTCTCTCCTCAGTAATGCAAGCCACAAGAATGGTTTAGTAACTGTGTTTCTAAAGCCAGCTCTGAACAGTTCTCCAGAAACTGTTCTATTGAACAATAGATGGAGAGTGGCAGCCCAGTACCAGGCATTCTGCCAGCACAACCCTGAACCAGATATTGGTTTAGGTTGCAAGAACAAATCAAAGACTCTCCTGCCAGCTTTTATATGATGGAAGTGCTAAGGCACCcaaattctcttttctccccaCAAGATGCTCACCACAGAGGCAAATGGAGACAAGCAGTGATGCACAGAGAGTTTTGACCAGATGGGCACAGCACATCAGCAAGGTCAGGTCCCAGAATACTGGAACCTTGTACTTAAGACATTGAACTTCCTGGCTTTAGTGAACAAGCGTTTCAGTGTAACTGACACACAGAATAAACTGTCCTAGGCTTGCATACCAGTACCTGTCTAGCATGGATCCCAGTTTCTTTGCAACGTGTGCTCTGAACTCTGGAGTCGTCTGGAGCTCATTGTCACCCTCCTCACGGCTGATTGCCTCACGCCCGTTTGAAATAAGAACAAGGATTATTTCTTTCGAGGCTAATAACATCTGTCCCTCCTCACCCAAACCCTTAAAAACATATTAGTCTGTTCAGATTTAAGCATTATTTCAGATTATGGTTGGACTAATTCCCCAAACAGAATTGGCCATTTCAGTATGAAGTATCACAAGGTACAAAGTAGAAGCAGCACAGATATtacacattctttttttcttcagggaaaCATTAAATCTGAAACCAGAAGCAAAAATACCTCAGGCTTGGCTGATCTTTAAGCTGCAACCGATCCTTTCTAAAGCCCCCTGAAAAGAAAGTAGCAAAGGCACATTTGGAGACCTGCAGCCAGGATCTCTTTTACCTCCGTCAGACCCATGTtaggaaataaagaataatgTCTGAAGGACAACCCTGGCCCACCTTCGGGTGAGAACAGTTATGAGGGGAAAGGGAAACTTCCCCCAGGCCAGGATTGCCGGGAAGGGGCTCTGGGCCCGGCTGGAGGCCGGAGATGGCCTCGGGAGGACCAGGCAGAGCCCCCTTCAGCTCTGGCACCGGCACCGCTGCAGGGAGGAATCCCCGCGggtcaggaggagctgctgagggggCCGGCTGAGGGGGCCGGACCGGAGCGGCGGGGCggggaagagagaggagggCACGCCGCagagggggagcagagcccagcctgtCCGCCGTCCCTCACCGCTGCGCGGCTccgcccgcgccgccgccgcctgtGCGGTGCAGTCCCAGGCAGCTTCCCGGAACCGCGCGGCCGCTTCACCGCCGCTGTCCGAGTCCGAGCCGGTGTCGCTGTCCGGGCCCGAGCCGCCCTTGGGCGCCGCCATCTTGCAAGCGCGAGACACGCTGGGCGCTGTGGTACGGCCGCGGCGCATGCCGGGAGCTGTAGTCCAGCCGCAGAGCACGCCGGGAGCTGTAGTTTGACAGGGCTCCCCATACCCGAATTTCATAAACTCCTTCCTGTTTTAATCAGCTTCTGGAGGATACGGTTCATGTCCTCGGGGCCCT belongs to Parus major isolate Abel chromosome 15, Parus_major1.1, whole genome shotgun sequence and includes:
- the C15H12orf43 gene encoding protein CUSTOS; this translates as MKFGYGEPCQTTAPGVLCGWTTAPGMRRGRTTAPSVSRACKMAAPKGGSGPDSDTGSDSDSGGEAAARFREAAWDCTAQAAAARAEPRSGGFRKDRLQLKDQPSLRREAISREEGDNELQTTPEFRAHVAKKLGSMLDSFITVFKDPSGPSQTSVAQSDSEDDGFRLFSSSVPGDCGKPEPCPAARRRRPVSSSDSDSDQEWQRYREAAVSPADILKQSAFPALSQGSSQDQNQSYVEPNQKKKKKKKTGRQNNIQEKIIDPAECDQICKDLPQLVSANGQQERQDSNHRENSVLPGAVKKKKKKKE